In the Gemmatimonadota bacterium genome, one interval contains:
- a CDS encoding tetratricopeptide repeat protein, with product MRVIIFFFILIMPLSAHSRPVVAVLPFEEANTDWLSEGMAWSLSDKLRRVSALQMVDSNRLNAALSQYQTPVQIGQSAGATLVLYGACRLQKDQLQISARVLRVDTDHILELGEVEGPLDSLFALQDSVIRRFLDGVDLSSTVIEWEAIIRRPTRSVQAYIHWVRARSMLTGNAEDPDVVRGHLTLALAEDADYADAHSHLGLLFVAQRRFREALGALQTAVRLKPDDPLTRYNLGVTYASLGQPDRAAVSFQDAIRLKPDDPITHYNLGILHHLQGNHEAAIAPLQTAVRLKPDFVVAYLTLGIALANTQSHTRAEDALKEAIRLSPENADAHYNLGVVYIEMGHRDQATEVLEQAISHNPEHADAHFNLGRAYEALGRYDEAVAAFKQAAQFNPDYADLHFNLGIAHTEAGRFEEAIRTLHTARRIYPQDPLIYHNMGIAYRNAARFEEAENAFREALRLNPHLADIHLSLGSLQLDMGRYEQGLSSIREAVRLTSKNADAHRYLGEALAYLKQFPDAIQAFRKAIELKGDDGDAHLGLGMVYLQTGQKTAAASALKTGLRLSPGHPDSLAIAREIARLQKQPDQVSTYLNRARAFEDAGLLDEAINSYRKAASLSPENADIQHALGMTCLRANRPEDALPAFRKVLRLRPDHPDANLIRDFIRRMEEGQ from the coding sequence ATGCGCGTTATTATTTTCTTTTTTATCCTGATAATGCCCCTATCGGCTCACAGTCGCCCGGTGGTCGCGGTTTTGCCTTTTGAAGAGGCGAATACCGATTGGCTCTCGGAGGGTATGGCCTGGAGTTTGTCAGATAAGCTCCGCCGCGTGTCGGCACTGCAAATGGTCGATTCCAATCGGCTGAATGCCGCTCTGTCCCAATATCAGACGCCTGTGCAAATTGGCCAGTCAGCGGGGGCAACACTGGTCCTGTATGGTGCCTGTCGGTTGCAGAAAGACCAGCTCCAGATTTCCGCCCGCGTTTTGCGGGTTGATACTGACCATATTCTGGAACTGGGAGAGGTGGAAGGTCCTCTCGATTCTCTATTCGCCCTGCAGGATAGCGTGATTCGCCGCTTCCTGGACGGTGTTGATCTCAGCTCCACTGTCATCGAATGGGAGGCGATTATTCGCAGACCCACCCGATCAGTTCAGGCGTATATCCACTGGGTGCGCGCCCGGAGTATGCTGACTGGCAATGCCGAGGATCCGGATGTTGTGCGCGGTCACCTCACCCTCGCCCTTGCCGAGGATGCCGATTATGCCGATGCCCACAGCCACCTGGGGTTGCTCTTTGTCGCGCAACGCCGGTTCAGAGAAGCGCTCGGTGCCCTGCAGACCGCTGTGCGCCTCAAGCCGGATGATCCACTGACTCGCTACAATCTGGGGGTGACCTATGCCAGTTTGGGGCAGCCCGATCGCGCTGCTGTCTCGTTCCAGGATGCGATCCGCCTCAAGCCGGATGATCCCATTACCCACTACAATCTGGGTATTCTACACCATCTTCAGGGCAACCACGAGGCTGCTATTGCGCCTTTGCAGACGGCGGTTCGTCTCAAGCCCGATTTTGTGGTCGCCTATCTGACGCTGGGCATTGCCCTTGCCAATACGCAATCCCACACTCGCGCAGAAGACGCACTGAAAGAGGCGATTCGCCTGTCTCCCGAAAATGCTGATGCGCACTACAATCTGGGCGTTGTCTATATCGAGATGGGGCATCGCGATCAGGCGACCGAAGTTTTAGAGCAGGCTATCTCGCACAATCCAGAGCACGCCGATGCCCATTTTAATCTGGGGCGCGCTTATGAGGCACTGGGTCGCTATGATGAAGCTGTCGCTGCCTTCAAACAGGCGGCTCAATTCAATCCCGATTATGCCGATTTGCACTTTAATCTGGGCATTGCCCATACCGAGGCCGGGCGTTTTGAGGAGGCTATTCGCACTCTGCACACTGCCCGCCGGATCTATCCGCAAGATCCGCTCATCTATCACAATATGGGTATTGCCTATCGAAATGCCGCGCGTTTTGAAGAGGCGGAAAATGCTTTTCGAGAAGCGCTGCGTCTCAATCCCCATCTGGCCGATATTCACCTGTCTCTGGGCAGTCTGCAACTGGATATGGGACGCTATGAGCAGGGCCTTTCATCCATTCGAGAGGCTGTGCGCCTGACGTCTAAAAATGCCGATGCTCACCGCTATCTGGGCGAGGCTCTGGCTTATTTGAAACAGTTTCCGGATGCGATTCAGGCTTTCCGAAAAGCCATTGAGCTTAAGGGCGACGATGGAGACGCACATCTCGGTCTGGGTATGGTCTATTTGCAGACTGGGCAAAAAACCGCGGCTGCATCAGCTCTCAAAACGGGTCTTCGACTCAGTCCCGGACACCCCGATTCTCTGGCTATTGCCCGCGAGATCGCGCGGTTGCAGAAGCAGCCTGATCAGGTCAGTACCTACCTGAACCGCGCCCGCGCTTTTGAGGATGCCGGGCTTTTGGACGAAGCGATTAATTCCTACCGCAAAGCCGCCAGTCTCAGTCCCGAGAATGCCGATATTCAGCACGCCCTGGGCATGACCTGCCTGCGGGCGAATCGTCCGGAAGATGCGCTGCCCGCTTTTCGGAAGGTTCTCAGGCTTCGTCCGGATCATCCCGATGCAAATCTCATTCGGGATTTTATTCGCCGCATGGAAGAGGGGCAATGA
- a CDS encoding GWxTD domain-containing protein, with protein MKNYYFYLAIGLFIGLCGTGTVHAENAESIYARALQASHKDSIKQAVKDLEKIVGQQSQPARVLTMIGQLHLQSKQADDAIKAFRKAVQADSAWVEAHLGSGLAYLDLKNDWRGARPHLQRAVALDSTQAKMYYHLARLYRISETGDAVKAAGRAIQIDPEYAPGYLLLGQLYNDDKLDQVAVYYYDQYLKRQPKDQEAAYLFIRSLAESGKKAEAERLLGRLEDPRGYAILGQILMERGNFEDALIAFEEYISTLSEEEGALYWDISIVAISREAEAYRQSPPERRRDFLRRFWLRKDPLKASGGLMRWCEHYRRVLYARENYGRKQFPYDRRGEVYIRYGEPDHRSTSRSLNLNVPQPVEIIQTELARRLYGPDGVHHTFLGPVYPVKTERFINIIDEDNPELDDLPRMPFEGSMQARAGMAAEDTLGFYGYKPVTTGIAGMTVKWEVWFYTRIGGGIEVVFTDEFTSGRYDYAPPPVLTTEDRNRLERFGHDQTLRISRLFSEYSPATFMPRITRDIPEVYNISYYEPLDFHFDTVDFKGTDDNTEIRVFMGVPTRNLYVQDASDTARVQRRVALINERSGKVYRVQGDVEVMAPRGSRSVLVEEFPMDVPPGDYMLAVQVWRPEVDLMGVYQKAVPVDSYNRDTLMVSGIQVARAVAQVDSGTTGQFVRSGFRVDPSPGRIFYQETSFFIYFEIYNLLRDSFGQTRYEVAYTVRDANHTPLLIRALSGLGRMLSGGSREEVTIRYEQTGTQTKSENFVELDLGDIAPGQHEVVVSVKDLNRDIEVFKTARFYVVDKQGTKAQSE; from the coding sequence ATGAAAAATTATTATTTCTATCTTGCGATTGGCCTTTTTATCGGATTATGCGGGACCGGAACGGTACATGCTGAAAACGCCGAGTCGATTTACGCCCGGGCATTGCAGGCCTCGCACAAAGACAGTATAAAACAGGCCGTCAAAGACCTGGAAAAGATCGTCGGACAGCAATCCCAGCCTGCGCGGGTGCTGACCATGATCGGACAACTCCACCTCCAGTCTAAACAGGCCGACGACGCTATCAAAGCATTTCGCAAAGCAGTGCAGGCCGATTCGGCGTGGGTGGAAGCGCATCTGGGCTCAGGGCTGGCTTATCTGGATTTGAAAAACGACTGGCGGGGTGCCCGCCCCCATTTGCAAAGAGCCGTAGCACTGGATTCGACCCAGGCAAAAATGTACTACCATCTCGCCCGCCTCTATCGAATATCTGAAACAGGCGATGCCGTAAAAGCGGCGGGACGGGCAATCCAGATCGATCCCGAATACGCGCCGGGATATCTGCTTCTTGGCCAGCTCTACAATGACGACAAATTGGATCAGGTAGCGGTTTATTATTACGACCAGTACCTCAAGCGCCAGCCCAAAGACCAGGAAGCGGCCTACCTGTTTATCCGCAGCCTGGCCGAATCGGGCAAAAAGGCAGAAGCCGAACGCCTGCTGGGTCGGCTGGAAGACCCGAGGGGCTATGCGATTCTGGGACAAATACTCATGGAGCGGGGCAATTTCGAAGACGCGCTCATCGCTTTTGAAGAATACATTTCCACACTATCTGAAGAGGAAGGAGCACTCTACTGGGATATATCGATTGTAGCGATATCCAGAGAAGCGGAGGCCTATCGACAAAGCCCACCAGAGCGCCGGAGAGATTTCCTGCGGCGATTCTGGCTGAGAAAAGACCCCCTGAAAGCCAGTGGCGGACTGATGCGATGGTGCGAGCACTATCGGCGGGTGCTCTATGCGCGGGAAAACTACGGACGAAAGCAATTTCCCTATGATCGGCGAGGTGAGGTCTATATCCGTTATGGGGAACCAGACCACCGCTCCACTTCCCGCTCATTAAACCTCAACGTACCCCAACCAGTGGAAATCATCCAGACAGAACTCGCCCGCCGGCTCTACGGTCCCGATGGTGTACACCACACGTTTCTGGGACCTGTATATCCAGTGAAAACAGAAAGATTTATCAACATCATCGACGAAGACAACCCCGAACTGGACGACCTGCCCCGCATGCCCTTTGAAGGTTCCATGCAGGCCCGGGCGGGCATGGCCGCTGAAGACACCCTGGGATTTTACGGGTACAAACCCGTGACAACGGGCATTGCCGGAATGACCGTGAAATGGGAAGTATGGTTTTACACCCGCATCGGCGGAGGCATCGAAGTGGTATTTACCGACGAATTTACCTCCGGGCGTTACGATTACGCGCCGCCGCCCGTTCTGACCACAGAAGACCGAAACCGCTTGGAACGTTTTGGGCACGACCAAACCCTGCGGATATCGCGACTATTCTCGGAATATTCGCCGGCCACCTTCATGCCCCGCATCACCCGGGACATACCCGAAGTCTATAACATTAGTTATTACGAACCACTGGATTTTCATTTTGATACAGTGGATTTTAAAGGAACAGACGACAATACAGAAATTCGGGTATTCATGGGAGTACCCACCCGCAACCTCTATGTGCAGGATGCCAGCGACACGGCGCGGGTACAGCGTCGGGTAGCCCTGATCAACGAGCGCTCTGGAAAAGTCTATCGCGTACAGGGCGATGTTGAAGTCATGGCACCACGGGGCAGCAGATCCGTACTGGTGGAAGAATTTCCAATGGACGTGCCCCCGGGCGATTATATGCTCGCCGTTCAAGTCTGGCGCCCAGAAGTGGACTTGATGGGCGTTTATCAAAAAGCTGTACCGGTAGATTCATACAACCGGGATACACTGATGGTCAGCGGCATCCAGGTAGCCCGTGCAGTAGCTCAGGTAGATTCGGGAACCACGGGCCAGTTTGTGAGATCGGGCTTCCGGGTCGATCCCTCGCCAGGTCGGATATTCTACCAGGAAACATCGTTTTTTATTTATTTTGAAATCTACAATTTGCTGCGCGATTCATTTGGACAGACGCGCTACGAAGTCGCCTATACAGTGCGAGACGCCAACCATACGCCGCTGCTGATCCGCGCGCTATCGGGGCTGGGCCGGATGCTATCGGGCGGTAGCAGAGAGGAAGTGACGATTCGGTATGAGCAAACGGGCACGCAAACAAAAAGCGAAAACTTTGTAGAACTGGATTTGGGAGATATCGCACCCGGTCAACACGAAGTAGTCGTCTCCGTAAAAGATCTAAACCGCGACATTGAAGTGTTCAAAACAGCCCGTTTTTACGTGGTGGATAAGCAGGGAACAAAGGCCCAAAGCGAATGA
- a CDS encoding tetratricopeptide repeat protein, whose translation MDGWSDMIVILLLLIVLSIGCGEQKTPSPGMRMDYTTHLQQGIESMRRAQHEAAEAEFRRCIQIDSTQSAAYLHLGKVLAIQNRSEAVTAFERAVARNPDAVEARTWLARLYRSQREPARAAAQFEAALIKQPLMLDVRKEYVTWLLGGETIWFENQKMGSSGQIMPLNDSRILLERAFHHADKLSDNAINDAEARYLAGLALLRMGDYEAAIERLKVAMQMQKDRLDLRVPDRMGVAYYRAGHYRKSAETFLNLLRALPETDEWFFRTQWNLKQAYDKLGGYPWSLWSYYRFDQRPESTDTPQPVRFTDVARDLGVAKLDGAGPSAWGDIDGDGDLDLLAQGCDTYLAFYRNDGTQFVDISNHIGLKDVDSGFSGNLVDYDNDGDLDLYIARSGWSGPGSNALYRNDGGQFTDVSAASGTNDEGSGFVSLWGDTDNDGNLDLFIANGIAGDGSSNAHYRNNGNGTFVETTNEAGLHFDLGTVGAAFGDYDLDGDLDLFVTGFETPNALYRNRGDGTFVDVARASNVAGSGTLRGYVSFFFDYDNDGDLDILTTCLAGFKESLEGQRIGYTAPTDPAYPTPKLYRNEGPIEGWRFTDVSYETGFIYAHGVMGGNVGDIDNDGYLDVYFGTGDPDLGRLEPNRFYRNNGNGTFTDLTEYAGMGHLGKGHGITFADYDADGDLDVYAPQGGWYHGDLFENALYRNESENQNRWLQITLQGRQSNRSGIGAKLRLTVGNRTLFREVPGSVGFGSTDPYAIHFGLGDADRATRLKVIWPSGTVQVVEDLPAGQIVNITEPMP comes from the coding sequence ATGGACGGGTGGTCTGACATGATTGTAATCCTTCTGCTGCTGATTGTCCTGTCAATCGGATGCGGTGAGCAAAAAACCCCTTCTCCGGGCATGCGGATGGATTATACCACGCATCTCCAGCAAGGAATAGAAAGCATGCGGCGGGCGCAGCACGAAGCTGCCGAAGCCGAGTTCCGCCGATGTATTCAAATCGACTCGACGCAAAGCGCGGCCTATCTCCACCTGGGCAAAGTACTCGCAATCCAAAACCGCTCCGAAGCGGTAACTGCGTTTGAGCGAGCAGTAGCCCGCAATCCGGATGCAGTCGAGGCGCGAACCTGGCTCGCGAGGCTTTACCGATCACAAAGAGAACCCGCCCGCGCGGCAGCGCAATTTGAAGCAGCTCTCATAAAACAACCCCTGATGCTGGACGTGCGAAAAGAATACGTCACCTGGTTGCTGGGCGGGGAAACCATCTGGTTTGAAAATCAGAAAATGGGAAGCAGCGGACAAATCATGCCCCTGAACGACTCCCGCATCTTGCTGGAACGCGCATTTCACCACGCCGATAAATTATCCGATAACGCCATAAACGATGCAGAAGCGCGCTATCTGGCTGGCCTCGCCCTTCTGAGAATGGGGGATTACGAAGCGGCAATTGAACGCTTGAAAGTAGCGATGCAAATGCAAAAAGACCGCCTGGATCTCCGCGTACCGGATCGGATGGGCGTAGCCTATTACCGCGCGGGACACTATCGAAAATCAGCCGAAACATTCTTAAATTTGTTGCGCGCCCTGCCGGAAACAGACGAATGGTTTTTCCGCACCCAGTGGAACTTGAAACAAGCCTATGACAAACTCGGCGGTTATCCCTGGTCGTTGTGGTCTTATTATCGCTTCGACCAGCGCCCCGAATCCACAGATACCCCCCAGCCCGTGCGCTTTACAGATGTGGCCCGCGACCTGGGCGTAGCCAAATTGGACGGAGCCGGGCCGAGTGCCTGGGGAGATATCGACGGCGACGGCGACCTGGATCTGCTGGCGCAGGGATGCGACACGTACCTCGCATTTTACCGCAACGATGGAACGCAATTTGTGGATATCAGCAACCACATCGGCCTGAAAGACGTGGATTCGGGATTCTCGGGAAATCTCGTCGATTACGACAACGATGGCGACCTGGACCTCTACATCGCCCGCAGCGGGTGGTCCGGCCCAGGCTCAAACGCGCTCTACCGCAATGATGGCGGCCAATTCACCGATGTATCCGCGGCTTCGGGCACAAATGACGAGGGATCGGGATTTGTCTCCCTGTGGGGCGATACGGACAACGATGGCAACCTGGATTTATTTATCGCAAATGGCATTGCCGGAGACGGATCCTCAAACGCACACTACCGCAACAATGGAAACGGAACATTTGTCGAAACCACAAACGAAGCGGGCCTTCATTTTGACCTGGGCACGGTAGGTGCGGCCTTTGGCGATTACGACTTAGACGGAGACCTGGACCTCTTTGTAACCGGCTTTGAGACGCCCAATGCCCTGTATCGAAATCGCGGCGACGGAACATTTGTCGATGTCGCACGGGCTTCCAACGTCGCCGGAAGCGGCACCCTTCGAGGCTATGTATCGTTCTTCTTCGACTACGACAACGACGGCGATCTGGATATCCTGACCACCTGCCTTGCCGGATTCAAAGAGAGCTTAGAGGGCCAGCGGATCGGCTATACCGCACCCACCGACCCGGCCTATCCAACGCCCAAGCTATACCGCAACGAGGGACCGATCGAAGGCTGGCGCTTCACAGATGTATCCTACGAAACGGGATTCATCTATGCCCACGGCGTGATGGGCGGCAATGTGGGAGATATAGATAACGACGGGTACCTGGACGTGTACTTCGGGACGGGCGATCCGGACCTGGGACGCCTGGAACCAAACCGGTTTTATCGCAACAACGGGAACGGGACCTTTACCGACCTGACCGAATACGCGGGAATGGGACACCTGGGCAAAGGACACGGCATCACATTTGCCGATTACGACGCAGATGGCGACCTGGATGTGTACGCACCGCAAGGCGGATGGTACCACGGAGACCTATTCGAAAACGCGCTTTACCGCAACGAGTCGGAAAATCAGAATCGCTGGTTACAGATCACACTTCAAGGACGTCAAAGCAACCGATCAGGCATAGGCGCAAAATTGCGCCTGACAGTGGGAAACCGCACCCTGTTCCGGGAGGTACCCGGAAGCGTCGGATTCGGGTCAACCGACCCCTATGCAATCCATTTTGGACTGGGAGATGCCGACCGCGCAACGCGCCTAAAAGTGATCTGGCCCAGCGGAACAGTGCAGGTCGTAGAAGACCTGCCCGCAGGACAAATTGTGAATATTACAGAACCCATGCCCTGA
- a CDS encoding CRTAC1 family protein: protein MTMIRVALFLFLFCAPHFVAADAIRFTEIAEKAGIHFVHSTGARGGWHYIETMGSGCALFDADGDGDLDLYLVNGANLPGQPVRGSNALYRNDTDKTIRLTDITESSGAPGRGYGMGCAVGDADNDGDLDLYVTGYPENILYVNNGDATFKDASRQANVTAGGWSAGAAFFDFEADGDLDLYVVRYLTYDPAREPVCERSGVRTYCAPYRFRGAPDLLYLNSGDGTFEDISQRAGIADPRGKGLGVLSLDYDRDGDTDLYIANDTTPNFLYRNDGDRFTEVGLKAGVSTSASGRPQAGMGVDAGDVDGDGRTDLIVTNFSYESNAFYHHTEQGVFAEASARVGLVGPSTLPLGFGTHFFDADSDGDLDLFVANGHIFPNVSDFSSAESYPQTDQFFRNTAGVFEDVSESAGFTSPAVSRGSALGDIDTDGDLDLVVLVADASPHLYRNDTPPAHPWLIVEIEGANRSAIGTRVTLTAGGRTQSREVRSQSGYLSSGDSRLHFGLGDAEQIDRLDIWWPSGRTQTLSNLSPNQILVIGE, encoded by the coding sequence ATGACCATGATTCGCGTCGCGTTGTTCCTGTTCCTGTTTTGCGCGCCCCATTTTGTTGCCGCTGATGCTATCCGTTTTACTGAAATAGCGGAGAAGGCGGGGATCCATTTTGTCCACAGTACCGGAGCCAGGGGCGGATGGCACTATATCGAGACGATGGGTTCTGGCTGTGCGCTTTTCGACGCGGATGGCGATGGGGACCTGGATCTCTATTTGGTTAATGGTGCCAATTTGCCCGGGCAACCGGTTCGGGGTAGCAATGCGCTGTATCGCAATGATACGGATAAAACGATTCGCCTGACCGATATTACCGAATCTTCGGGTGCGCCCGGCCGGGGTTATGGCATGGGCTGCGCTGTGGGCGATGCGGATAATGACGGCGATCTGGATCTCTACGTTACCGGCTATCCCGAAAATATTCTGTATGTGAACAATGGAGATGCTACTTTCAAAGACGCTTCCCGGCAAGCCAATGTGACTGCAGGCGGATGGAGCGCGGGGGCGGCTTTTTTCGATTTTGAAGCCGATGGGGATCTGGATCTCTATGTGGTGCGCTATCTCACGTACGATCCCGCCCGCGAGCCGGTGTGCGAACGCAGTGGTGTGCGGACTTACTGCGCGCCGTACCGGTTTCGAGGTGCTCCCGATTTGTTGTATCTGAATAGTGGTGACGGCACATTTGAAGATATTTCTCAGCGGGCCGGTATCGCCGATCCCCGGGGCAAGGGTCTGGGCGTGCTCTCGCTGGATTACGACCGGGATGGCGATACCGATCTCTATATCGCCAATGATACGACGCCCAATTTTCTCTATCGAAATGATGGCGATCGCTTTACTGAAGTGGGCCTCAAAGCGGGTGTGAGCACAAGTGCTTCGGGCCGTCCACAGGCCGGCATGGGCGTGGATGCTGGCGATGTGGATGGCGATGGGCGCACGGATCTTATTGTTACCAATTTTTCCTATGAGTCAAATGCTTTTTATCACCATACAGAACAGGGTGTTTTTGCCGAGGCCAGTGCCCGCGTGGGGCTTGTGGGACCGAGTACTCTTCCCCTGGGCTTTGGCACACATTTCTTCGACGCGGATAGCGATGGGGATCTGGATCTTTTTGTCGCCAATGGTCATATTTTTCCCAATGTATCGGATTTTTCTTCTGCCGAGTCCTATCCTCAGACCGATCAGTTTTTCCGCAATACCGCAGGTGTTTTTGAAGACGTTTCCGAATCGGCGGGTTTCACATCACCCGCTGTCAGCCGGGGTTCGGCGCTGGGCGATATAGATACCGACGGTGATCTGGATCTGGTTGTGCTCGTCGCCGATGCCAGTCCACATCTCTATCGGAATGATACGCCGCCTGCTCATCCATGGCTTATTGTTGAGATAGAGGGCGCAAATCGCAGTGCGATTGGTACTCGCGTCACCCTTACTGCAGGTGGTCGTACCCAATCTCGAGAGGTGCGAAGTCAATCCGGGTATCTCTCTTCGGGGGATTCGCGCCTCCACTTCGGTTTGGGCGATGCCGAACAGATTGACCGTCTGGATATCTGGTGGCCCTCTGGACGCACCCAAACTCTGAGCAATCTGTCTCCGAATCAGATTCTGGTCATTGGGGAATAG